One window of the Tubulanus polymorphus chromosome 11, tnTubPoly1.2, whole genome shotgun sequence genome contains the following:
- the LOC141912619 gene encoding uncharacterized protein LOC141912619 isoform X1 → MMNLYLFGVIFAACLTSGLSSGNEYPAGEALQCVACETPSDKGCTETMPSRSASLNRSEDCGKQDDSCMKIITEIYTIDKGGDIKIAGKKVSRFCAQLVDKRDGCTKQQGAGGTSVVCYCRGNHCNGASAAAVSFGLLFVILTSVFAAWRS, encoded by the exons atgatgaaTCTATACCTTTTCGGCGTTATATTCGCAGCTTGTTTAACCAGTG GTTTAAGTAGTGGAAATGAATATCCAGCTG GTGAAGCATTACAGTGCGTAGCGTGTGAGACTCCCAGTGATAAAGGCTGTACGGAGACGATGCCGAGTCGTTCGGCTTCTTTGAATAGATCCGAAGACTGCGGCAAACAGGACGATTCTTGTATGAAGATCATCACCGAAATTTATACCATCGACAAGGGGGGCGACATCAAGATTG CTGGCAAAAAGGTTTCCCGATTCTGCGCCCAGCTGGTCGATAAACGCGACGGTTGTACCAAACAGCAAGGAGCCGGCGGTACGAGCGTTGTTTGTTATTGCCGCGGAAACCATTGTAACGGCGCGTCGGCGGCGGCCGTTTCGTTCGGTTTGCTTTTCGTGATTTTGACGTCCGTTTTCGCAGCATGGCGTTCTTAG
- the LOC141912619 gene encoding uncharacterized protein LOC141912619 isoform X2, giving the protein MMNLYLFGVIFAACLTSGEALQCVACETPSDKGCTETMPSRSASLNRSEDCGKQDDSCMKIITEIYTIDKGGDIKIAGKKVSRFCAQLVDKRDGCTKQQGAGGTSVVCYCRGNHCNGASAAAVSFGLLFVILTSVFAAWRS; this is encoded by the exons atgatgaaTCTATACCTTTTCGGCGTTATATTCGCAGCTTGTTTAACCAGTG GTGAAGCATTACAGTGCGTAGCGTGTGAGACTCCCAGTGATAAAGGCTGTACGGAGACGATGCCGAGTCGTTCGGCTTCTTTGAATAGATCCGAAGACTGCGGCAAACAGGACGATTCTTGTATGAAGATCATCACCGAAATTTATACCATCGACAAGGGGGGCGACATCAAGATTG CTGGCAAAAAGGTTTCCCGATTCTGCGCCCAGCTGGTCGATAAACGCGACGGTTGTACCAAACAGCAAGGAGCCGGCGGTACGAGCGTTGTTTGTTATTGCCGCGGAAACCATTGTAACGGCGCGTCGGCGGCGGCCGTTTCGTTCGGTTTGCTTTTCGTGATTTTGACGTCCGTTTTCGCAGCATGGCGTTCTTAG
- the LOC141912678 gene encoding uncharacterized protein LOC141912678 produces MDRQEFIGFLVVFATTFMLGSAQTAADGPVVLTQKDSLRCFECNVFRGSTIRSKCDEPQVEERCSVCIKVETMMYYNFRKPKYGGIHSITGQNITSRLCGRATEKQDDGCYFTYGSAGYSRKCYCSTELCNAAPSLFNSRNQFVAAIVITAIGLVFARLR; encoded by the exons ATGGATAGACAGGAATTTATAGGATTTTTAGTGGTTTTTGCCACCACTTTTATGCTGG GGTCTGCACAAACGGCTGCCGATGGACCGGTCGTGCTAACTCAGAAAGACTCACTGCGTTGCTTCGAGTGTAACGTTTTTCGGGGGTCGACGATTCGATCGAAATGCGATGAACCTCAGGTCGAGGAACGATGCAGCGTTTGTATCAAAGTCGAAACTATGATGTATTACAACTTCCGAAAACCGAAATACGGCGGAATCCATTCCATAACAG GTCAGAACATCACATCGAGACTTTGCGGACGTGCAACTGAGAAACAGGACGACGGTTGTTACTTCACGTACGGAAGTGCTGGATACTCGAGAAAATGTTACTGTTCAACTGAACTATGTAATGCGGCGCCTTCTTTATTCAATAGTCGAAACCAATTCGTTGCCGCTATAGTAATCACCGCGATCGGTTTAGTTTTTGCTCGTTTACGATAA